A genomic segment from Garra rufa unplaced genomic scaffold, GarRuf1.0 hap1_unplaced_001, whole genome shotgun sequence encodes:
- the LOC141302358 gene encoding E3 SUMO-protein ligase ZBED1-like, producing MDKLQPAPSNLKSTVWQHFGFCEDEEKGVVDKSHTVCKICRAKFKYFGNTTNMKKHITRFHPELEKRPSILIAPTAGPTQRTLEQVAKLPPNSEKAKRITRSVAGFIAKDLRPYSVVDNQGFRTMLQVLEPRYSVPSRRYFSDTAIPALYRETKAQILESLCNTDRVAITCDAWTSISTDSYVTITAHYITDECKLAACVLQTRSMNESHTGANVAELLQSVASEWKIANKDLVLVTDNASNMAVAAQLGKFPHVRCYAHTLNLASQRALKLPAVSRLLARVRRIVTFFHRSTTAKHQLEEKQKQLNLPCHKLKSDVITRWNSAYEMLERFLEQQPAVCAALLSPAVRKGASEIFTLTESDISCAEDVVNALKPMKDATLLMSEESSPTACLIAPLHAKLIQDMKENTDETPVIREIKRVISEDLSRRYTTVQETSLLHKCASLDPRFKGLPFLSEEKREEAYKTVITEASSLQEQEDKAKEQENSEDCRVTEANNSVSPQPEVAENLDERPSTSTGRASSLLHCLLGQTFSDASVTPHHHQSAHAVAEEEMTRYRSSPPLSLSEDPLNWWNVNKVSFPLLSKMAKRYLCIPATSGSAERVFSTAGDIVTAQRSTLTPEHVDQLLFLHKNLNLAI from the exons ATGGACAAACTACAGCCTGCACCATCAAATTTGAAATCGACTGTGTGGCAACATTTTGGATTTTGTGAAGACGAAGAGAAAGGGGTCGTTGATAAAAGCCATACTGTGTGCAAAATCTGTCGTGCCAAATTTAAGTATTTCGGGAACACGACTAACATGAAGAAGCATATTACACGGTTCCACCCAGAGCTGGAGAAAAGGCCTTCTATCCTGATCGCGCCCACTGCCGGTCCCACTCAAAGGACCCTCGAGCAAGTAGCAAAGCTTCCACCGAATTCTGAAAAGGCCAAGCGAATTACCCGGTCAGTGGCGGGTTTCATTGCCAAGGATTTGCGCCCTTACTCGGTAGTGGATAACCAAGGATTTCGCACAATGTTACAGGTGCTTGAGCCAAGATATAGTGTGCCCTCACGACGTTATTTCAGTGACACCGCAATACCCGCACTCTACAGGGAGACTAAAGCTCAAATTTTAGAATCACTATGCAATACGGACAGGGTTGCAATAACATGTGATGCATGGACATCAATTTCCACAGACTCGTATGTCACCATTACGGCTCACTACATCACGGATGAGTGTAAGCTCGCGGCTTGTGTTCTGCAAACGCGGAGTATGAACGAAAGCCACACAGGCGCGAATGTTGCTGAACTTCTGCAAAGTGTTGCATCCGAATGGAAAATTGCGAACAAAGACTTAGTTTTGGTGACTGACAATGCCTCTAATATGGCTGTTGCAGCACAGCTTGGCAAGTTTCCACATGTGAGATGTTACGCACACACACTTAATTTGGCCTCTCAGCGAGCGCTAAAGTTGCCGGCAGTGTCGAGGCTGTTAGCGAGGGTGAGGcgcattgtgacttttttccatcGCAGCACAACTGCAAAGCATCAGTTGGAGGAGAAACAAAAACAGCTTAATCTGCCGTGTCATAAACTGAAATCTGACGTCATCACTAGATGGAACAGCGCATATGAGATGCTTGAACGATTCCTTGAGCAACAACCGGCTGTCTGCGCTGCGTTACTGTCACCTGCGGTGAGAAAAGGAGCGTCTGAAATCTTCACTCTTACAGAGTCAGATATTTCATGTGCCGAAGATGTTGTAAACGCCCTCAAGCCTATGAAAGATGCCACCCTTCTAATGTCAGAGGAGAGCAGCCCCACAGCATGTTTGATTGCTCCATTGCATGCTAAGTTGATCCAGGACATGAAAGAAAACACTGATGAGACACCAGTGATCAGGGAGATAAAGAGGGTCATCAGTGAGGACCTCAGCAGAAGGTACACCACTGTGCAGGAGACCAGTCTTCTTCACAAATGTGCTTCTCTGGACCCGCGCTTTAAGGGACTGCCCTTTCTTTCCGAAGAAAAGAGAGAGGAAGCGTACAAAACAGTGATTACTGAAGCTTCATCATTGCAAGAG CAGGAAGATAAGGCAAAAGAGCAGGAAAATTCAGAAGACTGCAGAGTGACAGAAGCCAACAACTCAGTGAGCCCACAGCCTGAAGTTGCAGAGAATCTGGATGAGCGTCCTTCTACTTCAACAGGAAGAGCTTCATCTTTGCTTCACTGTCTGCTGGGACAGACCTTCTCTGATGCTTCAGTTACACCACATCATCATCAGTCAGCTCATGCCGTAGCTGAAGAGGAGATGACCAGATATCGGAGTTCCCCACCACTCTCTCTATCTGAGGACCCCCTCAACTGGTGGAATGTAAACAAGGTGTCCTTTCCTTTGCTTTCCAAAATGGCAAAGAGGTATTTATGCATTCCTGCAACCAGTGGCTCTGCAGAGAGAGTCTTTTCCACTGCAGGAGATATTGTTACAGCCCAGCGAAGCACACTTACTCCTGAACATGTGGACCAACTACTCTTCCTTCACAAAAACTTGAACTTGGCAATATAA